Proteins encoded by one window of Geobacter sp. DSM 9736:
- a CDS encoding alpha-amylase family glycosyl hydrolase has protein sequence MNKPQLAQQLFPFNTPVSAHFWRKLQLQELVLVADAALKLPRIVLVRRLVERLNRLPERSGNPVPPGLLHLYGLVCKVYRYVIDHFEAAHPEMWQKAIRGAGYDPEGDSARLVIEAFCKFFPPVEVATETRDAHDFLSADPDRRGRNLLLGEMLLLRVAAENPALDPVRELVADHELVTLQPEYAPFTLRTERELANTPPVAPFEMPIPQLLRAPVKASPNSLSGQMDYIRLHWRQMLPPEMLEEITVALDIVKEEERAWWSGPGLPQVLQFPSREELRAHGAAGYEYPEYERFSPDIDWMADVVMMAKMVYVWLDQLSLKYGTVIQRLDQIPDEELDTLARWGFTALWLIGLWERSPASQKIKQLSGNPDAISSAYSLYDYMIAADLGGEEALNNLKGRAWQRGIRLASDMVPNHTGIYSRWTVEHPDWFVSLDYPPYPAYRFTGPDLSFDGRVSLQIEDGYWDKRDAAVVFKHVDNQSGHTRYIYHGNDGTSTPWNDTAQLNYLLPQVREAVIQTILHVARQFPIIRFDAAMTLAKKHYQRLWYPQPGHGSGVPSRAEHGMSRDAFDAAFPVEFWREVVDRVAAEAPDTLLLAEAFWLMEGYFVRTLGMHRVYNSAFMNMLKMEENAKYRQTVKNVLEFNPEILKRFVNFMNNPDERTAIEQFGKEGKYIGAAVLLVTMPGLPMIGHGQVEGFHEKYGMEYRRAYWNEPVDEHLVAVHEAKIFPLMRRRHLFSGSENFIFYDFFTADHVDENVFAYSNRSGNERGIIIYHNTFASTAGWIRTSTARAEKIDSGETVLRQTSLGEALSFNSDGRYYYGFRDYASGMEYIRAGRELCEKGLFVELEAYEFHAFLDFREIIDDEYGTWGRMCHVLEGRPVISLDEEVKRIRYGSVIDRFGTALQRCSSFFLSPEEVERAAAREALTDFYSALNETTMCGGDAEQLAEEALLEMAASARIVAPQKEEKSRRMKAPSQPAEPGRNHLLLAAFLMMHRSGRLARSKDYSKTAACWFDELGLAAAFAGSFDGARVTDDTKDIDGAAAALLLETVLARQELFLGWDRATAAETVKELFEDDAAGRFLGRHWSDGKEWFNKERFELLVFWLMLSEAVLSLRPPRRTIKRLPSLNIRHEDVAWLASLALEAGYQTEAFLELLSVEGKSKRD, from the coding sequence ATGAATAAACCGCAGCTCGCCCAGCAGTTGTTCCCCTTCAATACACCGGTTTCCGCACATTTTTGGAGAAAGCTGCAGCTACAGGAACTGGTCCTGGTGGCTGATGCTGCCCTGAAACTCCCCCGTATAGTTCTCGTCCGACGTCTGGTGGAGAGGCTAAACCGCTTGCCGGAGCGAAGCGGGAACCCGGTGCCTCCGGGGCTACTTCATCTGTACGGGCTGGTCTGCAAGGTTTACCGCTATGTCATAGATCATTTCGAAGCTGCACATCCGGAGATGTGGCAGAAAGCCATCCGAGGTGCGGGATACGACCCGGAGGGGGATTCGGCTCGTCTGGTGATAGAGGCTTTCTGCAAGTTTTTCCCTCCTGTCGAGGTAGCCACGGAAACACGCGATGCACATGACTTTCTTTCCGCTGATCCCGATCGACGGGGGAGGAACCTTCTGCTTGGAGAAATGCTCCTGCTGCGGGTAGCCGCCGAAAATCCCGCTCTCGATCCTGTTCGGGAGCTTGTTGCCGACCACGAGCTGGTTACGCTGCAGCCCGAATATGCGCCATTCACGTTGAGAACGGAGCGGGAACTTGCCAACACGCCACCCGTTGCTCCTTTTGAAATGCCCATTCCGCAGCTACTCCGGGCTCCTGTCAAAGCGTCTCCCAATTCTCTCTCAGGACAGATGGATTACATACGTCTCCACTGGCGGCAGATGCTCCCTCCTGAAATGCTTGAGGAGATAACCGTAGCACTCGACATCGTTAAGGAGGAAGAGAGGGCGTGGTGGTCCGGTCCCGGGCTTCCGCAGGTGCTCCAGTTTCCATCCCGGGAAGAGCTGCGTGCCCATGGTGCAGCGGGCTACGAATATCCGGAATACGAGAGGTTTTCGCCCGACATTGACTGGATGGCGGATGTCGTGATGATGGCAAAGATGGTCTATGTCTGGCTGGATCAGCTTTCCCTCAAGTACGGAACAGTCATCCAGCGTCTCGACCAGATCCCCGACGAGGAACTGGATACACTCGCGCGCTGGGGGTTCACGGCTCTCTGGCTTATCGGACTCTGGGAGCGCTCTCCCGCATCACAGAAGATAAAACAGTTGAGCGGGAATCCAGATGCCATCTCTTCGGCCTATTCCCTCTATGACTACATGATAGCTGCGGACCTGGGTGGGGAGGAAGCTCTCAACAATCTGAAGGGGCGTGCGTGGCAGCGAGGCATCAGGCTTGCCAGCGACATGGTGCCCAATCACACCGGTATATACTCCCGTTGGACGGTGGAGCATCCCGACTGGTTCGTTTCACTCGACTACCCTCCCTACCCCGCCTACCGCTTTACAGGGCCCGATCTTTCCTTCGACGGACGGGTAAGTCTCCAAATCGAAGACGGGTACTGGGACAAACGTGACGCTGCTGTTGTCTTCAAGCATGTGGATAATCAGTCGGGGCACACCCGTTACATCTATCATGGCAACGACGGTACGAGCACCCCCTGGAACGATACGGCACAACTAAACTATCTTCTTCCTCAGGTGCGTGAGGCGGTGATACAGACGATCCTCCATGTGGCCCGGCAGTTTCCGATAATAAGGTTTGACGCGGCCATGACTCTTGCAAAGAAGCACTACCAGCGGCTCTGGTATCCCCAGCCGGGGCACGGCAGTGGCGTTCCCTCCAGAGCGGAGCATGGCATGAGTCGTGACGCCTTCGATGCCGCCTTTCCGGTGGAGTTCTGGCGGGAGGTGGTGGACCGTGTCGCGGCGGAAGCTCCGGATACGCTCCTGCTGGCCGAAGCCTTCTGGCTCATGGAAGGATATTTTGTGCGGACTCTGGGGATGCATCGCGTTTACAACAGTGCCTTCATGAATATGCTGAAGATGGAGGAGAACGCAAAGTACCGCCAGACCGTCAAAAACGTCCTTGAGTTCAATCCAGAGATCCTGAAACGGTTCGTCAACTTCATGAACAACCCCGACGAGCGGACTGCCATCGAGCAATTCGGGAAGGAAGGCAAATATATCGGGGCGGCTGTTCTGCTCGTGACCATGCCGGGGCTGCCGATGATAGGGCATGGGCAGGTCGAGGGATTCCACGAAAAATATGGGATGGAGTATCGCCGTGCTTACTGGAACGAGCCGGTGGATGAGCACCTGGTGGCCGTGCACGAGGCAAAGATCTTTCCCTTGATGCGCAGGCGGCACCTCTTTAGCGGCTCTGAAAACTTCATTTTCTATGATTTCTTCACTGCCGATCATGTTGACGAAAACGTTTTCGCCTATTCAAATCGTTCGGGAAATGAACGAGGCATCATAATCTACCATAACACCTTCGCTTCCACTGCCGGGTGGATCCGCACATCCACTGCCCGGGCCGAGAAGATCGATTCGGGAGAAACAGTGCTGCGGCAAACGTCTCTCGGCGAGGCACTTTCCTTCAACTCCGACGGACGCTACTATTACGGATTTCGCGATTATGCCTCCGGAATGGAGTACATAAGGGCAGGGCGCGAGTTGTGTGAAAAGGGGCTCTTTGTCGAGCTGGAAGCTTATGAGTTTCATGCGTTCCTCGATTTCAGGGAGATCATAGACGACGAATATGGTACCTGGGGAAGGATGTGTCATGTCCTGGAAGGCCGCCCGGTAATTAGCCTGGATGAGGAAGTGAAACGGATCCGTTACGGCTCGGTCATCGATAGGTTCGGAACTGCCCTCCAGCGGTGCAGTAGTTTCTTCCTTTCACCGGAAGAGGTTGAGCGTGCAGCCGCCCGGGAAGCATTGACCGACTTTTACTCCGCCCTCAATGAGACGACGATGTGTGGCGGTGATGCGGAACAGCTTGCGGAAGAAGCGTTGCTTGAGATGGCTGCCTCAGCTCGGATCGTGGCACCCCAGAAGGAGGAGAAATCCCGCCGAATGAAGGCTCCCTCGCAGCCTGCCGAGCCTGGCCGGAACCATCTGCTGCTTGCGGCGTTTCTCATGATGCACCGCAGCGGCCGGCTTGCCCGGAGCAAAGACTATTCAAAGACCGCTGCATGCTGGTTTGACGAACTCGGACTCGCTGCGGCCTTTGCAGGATCTTTCGATGGGGCTCGGGTCACCGACGATACTAAGGACATTGACGGCGCTGCCGCGGCCCTTCTCCTGGAAACGGTGCTGGCCAGGCAGGAGCTGTTTCTAGGGTGGGATCGCGCGACTGCGGCGGAAACCGTGAAGGAGTTGTTCGAGGATGACGCGGCGGGGAGATTCCTGGGTCGCCACTGGAGCGACGGGAAAGAGTGGTTCAACAAGGAGCGCTTCGAGCTGTTGGTCTTCTGGCTGATGCTTTCGGAAGCAGTACTGTCGCTGCGTCCGCCGCGCCGTACGATCAAACGGCTCCCCTCCCTGAACATCAGGCATGAGGATGTTGCATGGTTGGCGAGTCTTGCTCTTGAGGCGGGCTATCAGACTGAAGCTTTCCTTGAATTGCTGTCGGTAGAGGGGAAATCCAAACGAGATTGA
- a CDS encoding sensor histidine kinase → MVNFFRFSLITKLSISTSLMLLLFMALFSYISLEALEKLVLEEAASDADKLTETLIKTTHHQMLENDQKRVYQTIREVGTQSGIEQIRMVNKNGIIIYSTKASEIGTFVDKSAEACNMCHAGSVPLTQVPTMSRSRMFHDRNNKQVMGLAKAIYNEKACYTAPCHFHPPTARVLGVLDVVVSLDNMRALLDSYRYKFSAMTVFVTLLVWGSITLFTQTLVNQPVKHLLQHTKLLSRGELNATVPYFSTDELGELAKAFNSMTVNLKKARTELEEWAKNLEEKVEERTKEIQMMQNQLVRSEKLASLGELVAGIAHEINNPLTGILMFSSMINNDSRLDPVMKNDMAMIVRETKRCAKIVKGLLDFSRETPPQKQLSCINTIMDETLALVTNQSSFHDIIITKRYDENIPSVLVDPHQIEQVFVNILLNASHAMPFGGDLTITSGTGSDGVFVEVIDNGCGIAPDNLEKIFDPFFTTKETKGTGLGLSVSYGIIESHGGKIEVESTVGAGTTFTIRLPLDAEEIADNGSGMNNQLKDFCS, encoded by the coding sequence ATGGTGAATTTCTTCCGGTTCAGCCTGATAACCAAGCTCTCGATCTCGACGAGCCTGATGCTCCTGCTGTTCATGGCGCTCTTTTCGTACATAAGCCTCGAGGCGCTTGAAAAGCTAGTCCTTGAAGAGGCGGCCTCCGATGCGGACAAACTCACCGAGACCCTCATCAAAACGACCCACCATCAAATGCTTGAAAATGACCAGAAGCGGGTTTACCAGACGATCCGGGAGGTAGGAACGCAGAGCGGCATCGAGCAGATCAGAATGGTGAACAAGAACGGGATTATCATATATTCAACAAAGGCGAGCGAGATCGGCACATTTGTCGACAAGAGTGCGGAGGCATGCAATATGTGTCATGCCGGCTCGGTGCCTCTGACCCAAGTCCCGACCATGAGCCGTAGTCGAATGTTTCACGACCGAAACAACAAGCAGGTCATGGGGCTCGCCAAAGCCATCTATAACGAGAAGGCCTGCTACACGGCCCCCTGTCACTTCCATCCTCCCACGGCCCGCGTTCTTGGTGTCCTCGACGTGGTGGTGTCTCTCGACAACATGCGTGCGCTGCTCGATTCCTACCGGTACAAATTCAGCGCCATGACGGTATTCGTGACGCTGCTTGTATGGGGAAGCATCACCCTCTTCACTCAAACGTTAGTCAATCAGCCGGTAAAACATCTACTGCAACACACTAAACTTCTGTCCAGAGGGGAACTCAACGCCACTGTTCCCTATTTTTCAACCGACGAACTTGGCGAACTTGCAAAAGCCTTCAACTCAATGACGGTCAACCTGAAAAAAGCAAGAACCGAACTGGAAGAATGGGCAAAGAACCTGGAAGAGAAGGTCGAAGAGCGTACCAAGGAAATTCAGATGATGCAGAATCAACTGGTACGTTCCGAGAAACTTGCGTCACTGGGAGAATTGGTGGCCGGAATCGCTCACGAAATTAACAACCCGCTTACCGGAATCCTCATGTTTTCTTCGATGATCAACAACGACTCGAGGCTAGATCCTGTCATGAAGAACGATATGGCAATGATCGTCCGGGAAACGAAGCGGTGTGCAAAGATCGTCAAGGGACTGCTCGACTTCTCCCGGGAGACCCCTCCGCAGAAGCAGCTGTCATGCATAAATACCATAATGGACGAGACGCTGGCCCTTGTCACCAACCAGTCCAGCTTCCATGACATAATAATCACGAAGCGATACGATGAAAATATCCCCTCGGTGCTGGTAGATCCGCACCAGATCGAGCAGGTTTTCGTCAACATCCTCCTCAATGCAAGCCATGCAATGCCTTTTGGTGGTGACTTGACCATAACTTCAGGCACGGGTTCAGATGGAGTCTTTGTAGAAGTTATAGACAATGGCTGCGGTATCGCCCCGGACAACCTGGAGAAGATCTTCGATCCATTTTTCACAACAAAGGAAACGAAGGGGACAGGGCTCGGACTGTCAGTTTCTTACGGGATCATCGAGAGTCACGGGGGGAAGATCGAAGTTGAAAGCACGGTAGGAGCAGGAACGACCTTTACTATACGACTTCCGCTTGATGCGGAAGAAATTGCAGACAATGGTTCGGGAATGAATAACCAGTTGAAAGATTTCTGCAGCTGA
- a CDS encoding sigma-54 dependent transcriptional regulator, with amino-acid sequence METKNILVVDDEAIIREGLRRILEGEGFVVETFGAGRPAIERMQDEDFSLVITDLKMPGMSGLEVLKSIKILQPEVPVIIITGYSTVDTAVETMKSGAVDYVAKPFTPEQIIEKVTKALEQKAVLIDSMYLRKELRDHHGFDMFIGESREMQRIYRRILQVTPTDSTVLITGESGTGKELVARAIHRNSPRRDNPFVAVDCSSLAENLLESELFGHIKGSFTGAIQTKTGLFKVADGGTLFLDEISNISLTTQAKLLRVLQEREVTPIGGTQPIPIDIRLVGATNRNLRSMVAEGSFREDLFFRLNIIPIDLPPLRERKGDLPLLIGFFLKKFSEEFGKEIRGIAPDAMALLEGYQFPGNVRELENLIERAVVLAEGDLILKDDLELQSAEEKRSQVAEYVPQSLEELKETKRHIRERAIEPIEKAFVLHALQRNNWNVTRAAEETGMLRPNFQALLKKLGISVRNQVGGH; translated from the coding sequence ATGGAAACAAAAAATATTCTGGTTGTGGACGATGAGGCGATCATTCGTGAGGGGCTTCGGCGTATCCTGGAGGGAGAGGGTTTTGTCGTAGAGACGTTCGGTGCAGGACGCCCCGCCATAGAGAGAATGCAGGATGAGGACTTCAGCCTAGTCATAACTGACTTGAAGATGCCCGGCATGAGCGGCTTGGAAGTCTTGAAGAGCATCAAGATACTTCAGCCGGAAGTTCCTGTGATCATCATAACTGGTTATTCCACTGTGGATACGGCCGTAGAGACGATGAAAAGCGGCGCAGTGGATTATGTGGCGAAACCGTTCACGCCGGAACAGATCATAGAGAAAGTGACAAAGGCTCTTGAGCAGAAGGCAGTACTGATCGACAGCATGTACCTGCGGAAGGAACTGCGCGATCACCACGGCTTTGACATGTTTATCGGCGAGAGTCGGGAGATGCAGCGGATCTACCGGCGTATCCTTCAGGTTACACCCACTGACAGCACCGTTCTGATCACCGGGGAGAGCGGGACGGGAAAGGAGCTCGTGGCAAGGGCAATTCACCGTAACAGCCCGCGGCGAGACAATCCATTCGTAGCGGTAGACTGCTCATCTCTGGCTGAGAACCTTCTGGAGAGCGAACTTTTCGGTCATATCAAAGGATCCTTCACCGGAGCGATCCAGACGAAGACGGGTCTCTTCAAAGTCGCTGACGGGGGAACACTCTTTCTCGACGAGATTTCCAACATCAGTCTCACAACACAGGCAAAACTGCTACGTGTCCTTCAGGAACGGGAGGTTACTCCGATCGGTGGTACTCAGCCAATCCCGATCGATATTCGTCTTGTCGGAGCTACCAACAGGAACCTGCGGTCGATGGTGGCCGAAGGGTCGTTCCGGGAGGATCTGTTTTTCCGCCTGAACATTATTCCCATCGACCTTCCGCCCCTGCGAGAACGGAAGGGGGATCTGCCGCTGCTCATCGGATTCTTTCTCAAGAAGTTTTCCGAGGAGTTCGGTAAAGAGATCCGCGGAATTGCTCCCGACGCCATGGCCCTGCTGGAAGGGTACCAGTTCCCAGGCAATGTACGGGAACTGGAAAATCTGATAGAACGCGCGGTGGTTCTGGCGGAGGGTGACCTTATTCTTAAGGATGATCTGGAATTGCAATCTGCCGAGGAAAAGAGGAGCCAGGTGGCGGAGTACGTTCCGCAGAGCCTTGAGGAGCTGAAGGAGACCAAGCGGCATATCCGGGAAAGAGCTATAGAGCCTATTGAAAAGGCGTTCGTACTCCATGCTCTGCAACGTAACAACTGGAATGTCACGAGGGCAGCGGAAGAAACGGGCATGCTGCGCCCGAATTTTCAGGCGCTCCTCAAAAAACTCGGAATTTCGGTGCGTAATCAGGTGGGAGGGCATTGA
- a CDS encoding Spy/CpxP family protein refolding chaperone — MKKLTLVPMLPLLALFALVLACSTGCQKKSTEDRATEISDHLARNLDLTDVQRRKVEIIKNDILNKRTEIFNRQMVDQLQYELTTQLRREKFDQAEFDDFKDKNIKRYDEFLTFSGEKFAELHSILSPPQRDKLIQDITKNKERWFGDK; from the coding sequence ATGAAGAAATTGACGCTGGTTCCCATGCTCCCGCTGCTGGCCTTATTCGCTCTGGTTCTGGCCTGCTCTACGGGGTGCCAAAAAAAATCGACCGAGGACAGAGCCACCGAAATCAGCGACCATCTAGCAAGGAACCTCGACCTGACGGATGTACAGCGCCGCAAGGTGGAAATCATCAAAAACGATATCCTCAACAAGCGTACTGAAATATTTAATCGGCAGATGGTTGATCAGCTGCAATACGAACTGACGACTCAGCTGCGCAGGGAAAAATTCGACCAGGCCGAGTTTGACGACTTCAAGGATAAGAACATCAAGCGTTACGACGAATTCCTGACCTTCTCGGGAGAAAAATTCGCCGAACTGCATTCGATTCTGAGCCCTCCGCAGCGTGACAAGCTGATACAGGACATCACGAAGAACAAGGAAAGGTGGTTCGGAGACAAGTAA
- a CDS encoding sigma-54 dependent transcriptional regulator, translating into MARILIIDDDEEICSSFSFVVKRMGHEALCANTLKKGLELSRYEPFDVIFLDVRMPDGNGLEALPQLKGTPSAPEIIIITGFGDAHGAELAIKSGAWDYIEKGSSLKEISLPLSRALQYREQKQAESTNVVVLRREEIIGSSTRLTECLELVAQASGSEANVLIMGETGSGKELFARALHRNSSRERGPFVTVDCAALPENLIESLLFGHEKGAFTGADQAKEGLIRQADGGTLFLDEVGELPMSLQKAFLRVLQEHRFRPVGSSREVSSDFRLVAATNRNLEKMVENGQFRGDLLFRLQAFVIELPPLRERREDIRELTRYHVDRFCEHYSLSAKGFSPEFLETLCSYPWPGNVRELVNTLERTVILARFEPILFPQHLPPYIRIQVTQASLVHEIHIDEDTGVNYLVSLPKLHDYRETVFSQAEKQYLHNLMSLADENMGEACRISGLSQSRLYALLKKHQISS; encoded by the coding sequence ATGGCGAGAATCCTCATAATCGATGATGATGAAGAAATATGCAGTTCATTCTCCTTTGTCGTAAAACGAATGGGGCATGAAGCACTATGCGCAAACACCCTTAAAAAGGGGCTGGAGCTCTCTCGGTACGAGCCGTTCGATGTCATATTTCTCGATGTGCGCATGCCGGATGGAAACGGTCTTGAAGCTCTGCCTCAGCTCAAGGGTACGCCTTCGGCCCCGGAAATTATAATTATCACGGGGTTCGGGGATGCCCATGGTGCTGAGCTGGCAATAAAGAGCGGAGCCTGGGACTACATAGAGAAGGGATCATCCCTCAAGGAGATCAGCCTCCCACTTTCACGAGCACTGCAGTATCGGGAACAGAAGCAGGCTGAGAGCACCAACGTGGTAGTGCTGAGGCGGGAGGAGATAATTGGCAGCAGTACCAGACTGACCGAATGCCTGGAGCTAGTGGCACAGGCCAGCGGCAGTGAGGCCAATGTTCTCATAATGGGGGAGACCGGGTCGGGAAAGGAACTTTTCGCTCGTGCCTTGCACCGCAACAGTTCCCGGGAGCGAGGCCCTTTTGTGACGGTCGATTGCGCTGCTCTACCGGAGAACCTGATAGAGAGTCTGCTGTTCGGGCACGAAAAAGGGGCTTTCACAGGTGCTGACCAGGCTAAGGAAGGGCTTATACGTCAGGCGGACGGCGGGACGCTCTTTCTGGATGAGGTGGGCGAACTTCCTATGTCTCTTCAAAAGGCCTTCTTGCGTGTCCTTCAGGAACATCGGTTCCGCCCGGTGGGAAGCAGCAGGGAAGTCAGCAGCGATTTTCGGCTGGTAGCAGCAACAAACCGAAACCTGGAAAAAATGGTGGAGAACGGGCAATTTCGGGGGGATTTGCTGTTCCGTCTTCAGGCGTTCGTTATCGAGTTGCCGCCTCTGAGAGAACGCCGGGAGGATATAAGGGAGCTAACAAGGTATCACGTGGACAGGTTCTGCGAGCATTACAGCCTAAGCGCCAAAGGGTTTTCCCCTGAGTTTCTGGAGACGCTCTGCTCATACCCGTGGCCGGGAAATGTGCGGGAGCTGGTCAATACCCTTGAGCGGACGGTGATTCTCGCGCGTTTCGAGCCGATACTGTTCCCTCAGCACCTGCCCCCCTACATAAGAATACAGGTAACTCAGGCTTCGCTGGTCCACGAGATCCATATCGACGAGGATACAGGTGTCAATTATCTGGTCAGCCTGCCGAAACTTCACGACTATCGGGAGACTGTGTTTTCGCAGGCAGAGAAGCAGTACTTGCATAACTTGATGTCGCTGGCCGACGAGAACATGGGCGAAGCATGCCGTATCTCGGGCCTGTCCCAGTCGAGGCTGTACGCGCTACTCAAGAAGCATCAGATTTCTTCGTAA
- a CDS encoding GspE/PulE family protein produces MSGKKRLTVKNVSQILLKRGLISQEQYEHILVKGEAQAARLQNTQAAGYARRSLQLPDAVSPAEVISSFNLEIPGLGGKILTEDAITEAVAAAVGLAFVKIDPLKLDLGIVTSHVSRPFALKNLIVPIAEEGGEITIAVADPFNDDIIEDLCSARQIRVRRVLTSRSSILKIVREFFGFRASVIAAQSEVVPGADLGNLEQFVTMKGEHEPEGNDRNIVNAVEFLLSYAFDQRASDIHIEPKRDRSLIRLRVDGVLHNVHTVPKQLHPAILSRMKMLSRMDLAEKRRPQDGRIKTSHQGKEVELRVSTLPVAFGEKLVVRIFDPEVLMQDLDQIGFYPREYQLYNSFIRKPNGIILVTGPTGSGKTTTLYSSLRALSSPDVNIVTIEDPIEMVMEEFNQVGVQPHIGVTFSTILRNILRQDPDIIMVGEIRDKETAEHAVQAALTGHLVLSTLHTNDAPSSITRLLDLGIPGFLISSTVIGIVAQRLLRRICPACKRQRLLSDEEAVYLQLQHKQAVWYGEGCGECRGTGYRGRTGIFEVMDMTDQVRGRLTDSVDPAALLDVALGEGMVPLRQVAVKKMLEGITTYEEVVTVTG; encoded by the coding sequence ATGTCGGGCAAAAAGAGACTGACTGTAAAAAACGTTTCACAAATACTCCTTAAGCGTGGGCTGATTTCTCAGGAGCAGTACGAGCACATCCTCGTAAAGGGGGAGGCGCAGGCCGCCCGTCTGCAAAATACTCAGGCGGCTGGTTACGCCCGGCGAAGCCTGCAACTGCCCGATGCCGTTTCTCCTGCAGAAGTGATTTCTTCTTTTAATCTGGAAATCCCCGGCTTGGGCGGGAAAATTCTCACCGAAGACGCGATAACCGAGGCTGTTGCCGCTGCGGTGGGATTGGCGTTTGTGAAGATCGATCCGCTCAAGCTCGATCTCGGCATCGTGACGTCCCATGTCTCGCGTCCCTTCGCGCTGAAGAACCTCATCGTTCCCATTGCTGAAGAGGGGGGGGAAATTACCATAGCAGTCGCCGATCCCTTCAACGACGACATCATCGAAGATCTGTGCAGCGCGAGGCAGATCAGGGTGCGGCGGGTCCTTACCTCCCGCAGTTCGATTCTGAAGATTGTCCGTGAATTTTTCGGGTTCAGGGCTTCGGTGATTGCTGCCCAGTCGGAAGTGGTTCCCGGTGCCGACCTGGGGAACCTTGAACAGTTCGTGACCATGAAGGGGGAGCACGAACCGGAGGGGAACGACAGAAACATCGTGAACGCCGTGGAGTTCCTCCTTTCCTATGCCTTCGATCAACGCGCCAGCGATATCCACATCGAGCCGAAGCGGGACAGGTCACTCATCCGGCTGAGGGTCGACGGGGTGCTGCACAATGTCCACACGGTACCGAAGCAACTTCATCCGGCTATCCTGTCCCGGATGAAAATGCTCTCCCGCATGGACCTGGCAGAGAAGCGTAGGCCTCAGGACGGAAGAATCAAGACCTCACACCAGGGTAAGGAGGTAGAGCTGCGTGTTTCGACCCTTCCGGTGGCATTCGGAGAGAAGCTCGTCGTCAGGATCTTCGATCCGGAGGTTCTCATGCAGGACCTTGATCAGATCGGTTTCTACCCGCGGGAGTACCAATTGTACAACTCCTTCATTCGAAAACCGAACGGGATAATTCTTGTAACCGGTCCCACCGGCAGCGGTAAAACGACAACCCTCTACTCGTCGTTAAGAGCCCTTTCGTCCCCCGACGTGAATATCGTCACGATCGAAGATCCTATCGAGATGGTGATGGAGGAGTTCAATCAGGTGGGGGTTCAGCCACATATCGGAGTGACCTTCAGCACCATACTGCGCAACATCCTGCGACAGGACCCCGATATCATCATGGTGGGGGAGATACGGGATAAAGAGACCGCGGAACATGCCGTGCAGGCCGCGTTGACGGGGCACCTGGTGCTTTCGACCCTCCATACCAACGATGCCCCTTCTTCAATTACGAGGCTCCTGGATCTGGGGATTCCGGGTTTTCTTATTTCGTCAACGGTGATCGGCATTGTGGCACAGAGGCTTCTCCGAAGGATCTGTCCGGCTTGCAAGCGTCAACGTCTGCTAAGTGACGAGGAGGCAGTTTACCTGCAACTGCAGCATAAGCAGGCTGTCTGGTATGGGGAAGGGTGCGGAGAGTGCCGCGGAACCGGCTATCGCGGAAGAACTGGGATATTTGAGGTCATGGACATGACCGATCAGGTGAGGGGGAGGCTTACGGATAGTGTGGACCCGGCAGCGCTTCTCGATGTGGCTCTCGGCGAAGGGATGGTGCCGCTGCGGCAGGTGGCGGTGAAGAAGATGCTGGAGGGAATCACGACATATGAGGAAGTGGTGACGGTAACCGGCTGA